The Streptomyces sp. NBC_01689 genome includes a window with the following:
- a CDS encoding RICIN domain-containing protein: MAQGDPAGKDDETAEGGGPHARTPDARLTALLRAATPTAYPALQELRARHRASVLAYARLCAGGESAARQLAAQAFTLAARETARGSDPALPWRHHLLLLTSRVAASWAADERAAGLDAGLLLVLNTAGPDGPVPRMLPAFRSLPSRAQGLIWYGLVEREPEERTAMLLGLTGEDVTYGTEQALQALGQAGLRARLAASDDPACGDFRRLIEESLRPDNPRFSSDLDAHMARCAHCTTAYEELSALRDHPRATLAEGLLPWAGTAYAQAAADRPASPGRAPSGPWRPSRSWPPSRRLVLASAALGVALAPLLLLLPSSGGSPAQDAAGAAGTPAPPSVTVTATVPASPSAAPSPSPSGPSATATGASASPTASASPTRSPRPKPSATPTPPAPPGAAFAQVVNVASGLCLDIRDGDLEKGTDVVTARCDSSSTQRWRFDASRGVLQSSADSDFCLDSRGSVDNGVGIWECSSAEGRHAQNLRFTVGDDGVIRPAVAIETGLTPDGGDGLALLPLNGGAEQRWRAGAS; encoded by the coding sequence ATGGCTCAGGGCGATCCGGCCGGCAAGGACGACGAGACCGCCGAGGGCGGCGGTCCCCACGCGAGGACGCCCGACGCGCGCCTGACCGCACTGCTGCGCGCCGCCACCCCGACCGCGTACCCGGCGCTGCAGGAACTCCGCGCCCGGCACCGCGCGTCCGTCCTCGCCTACGCCCGCCTCTGCGCCGGCGGCGAGTCCGCCGCCCGCCAGCTCGCGGCACAGGCCTTCACCCTCGCGGCCCGGGAGACGGCCCGCGGCAGCGACCCTGCCCTCCCGTGGCGGCACCACCTCCTGCTGCTGACCTCGCGGGTGGCCGCGTCCTGGGCCGCGGACGAGCGCGCGGCCGGCCTCGACGCCGGGCTGCTCCTGGTCCTGAACACGGCGGGCCCCGACGGCCCGGTCCCCCGGATGCTCCCGGCGTTCCGGTCCCTCCCGTCCCGCGCCCAGGGCCTGATCTGGTACGGGCTGGTGGAGCGGGAGCCCGAGGAGCGGACGGCGATGCTGCTCGGCCTCACCGGCGAGGACGTGACGTACGGCACGGAGCAGGCGCTCCAGGCGCTCGGCCAGGCCGGTCTGCGGGCCCGGCTGGCCGCCTCCGACGATCCCGCCTGCGGGGACTTCCGGCGGCTGATCGAGGAGTCGCTGCGGCCGGACAACCCCCGCTTCAGTTCCGACCTCGACGCCCACATGGCGCGCTGCGCGCACTGCACGACGGCGTACGAGGAGCTGTCCGCCCTGCGCGACCACCCGCGCGCGACCCTGGCCGAGGGTCTGCTGCCCTGGGCCGGCACCGCGTACGCGCAGGCCGCCGCCGACCGGCCGGCCTCCCCCGGGCGGGCGCCGTCCGGGCCCTGGCGGCCGTCCAGGTCCTGGCCGCCGTCGCGCCGCCTGGTGCTGGCGTCGGCCGCCCTCGGGGTCGCCCTGGCGCCGCTGCTGCTCCTCCTGCCGTCCTCGGGCGGCTCACCGGCCCAGGACGCGGCGGGCGCGGCCGGCACCCCCGCCCCGCCGTCCGTGACGGTCACGGCCACGGTCCCGGCGTCCCCGTCGGCCGCTCCGTCCCCGTCCCCGTCCGGTCCGTCGGCCACCGCGACCGGCGCGTCCGCCTCCCCGACGGCGTCCGCGTCCCCGACGAGGTCCCCGCGCCCGAAGCCGTCAGCGACGCCCACCCCGCCCGCGCCGCCGGGAGCCGCGTTCGCCCAGGTGGTGAACGTCGCCTCGGGCCTGTGCCTGGACATCCGGGACGGCGACCTGGAGAAGGGCACCGACGTCGTCACGGCCCGCTGCGACTCCTCGTCCACCCAGCGCTGGCGGTTCGACGCCTCCCGCGGCGTGCTCCAGTCGTCCGCCGACAGCGACTTCTGCCTGGACAGCCGGGGCTCCGTCGACAACGGCGTCGGGATCTGGGAGTGCTCCTCGGCGGAGGGCCGGCACGCCCAGAACCTGCGGTTCACCGTGGGCGACGACGGCGTGATCCGCCCGGCCGTCGCCATCGAGACCGGGCTCACCCCGGACGGCGGCGACGGCCTGGCGCTGCTCCCGCTGAACGGGGGCGCGGAGCAGCGGTGGCGGGCCGGGGCGTCCTGA
- a CDS encoding RNA polymerase sigma factor SigF — protein sequence MEDTMSPRLDASQTQRATSAPSPEHPDHDPAGHGADPAGLEGLPEIPPYDEVGPVDARALSKTLFERLDSLEEGTHEYSYVRNTLVELNLALVKFAASRFRSRSEPMEDIIQVGTIGLIKAIDRFELSRGVEFPTFAMPTIIGEIKRFFRDTSWSVRVPRRLQELRLDLAKAGDELAQRLDRSPTVGELAERLGITNDEVVEGMAASNAYTASSLDAQPEEDDSEGALADRIGYEDHGLEGIEYVESLKPLIAGLPQRDRQILSLRFVANMTQSEIGDELGISQMHVSRLLSRTLVRLRRGLTVEE from the coding sequence ATGGAGGACACCATGTCACCCCGGCTCGACGCATCGCAGACCCAGAGGGCGACGTCGGCACCCTCTCCGGAACACCCGGACCACGATCCCGCCGGCCACGGCGCGGACCCCGCGGGACTGGAAGGACTTCCGGAGATCCCCCCGTACGACGAGGTGGGGCCGGTGGACGCACGGGCCCTGTCCAAGACGCTCTTCGAGCGCCTGGATTCCCTCGAAGAGGGCACCCACGAGTACTCGTACGTCCGCAACACGCTCGTCGAACTCAACCTGGCCCTGGTCAAGTTCGCCGCCTCCCGCTTCCGCTCCCGCAGCGAGCCGATGGAGGACATCATCCAGGTCGGCACGATCGGCCTGATCAAGGCGATCGACCGCTTCGAGCTGAGCCGTGGCGTCGAGTTCCCCACCTTCGCCATGCCGACCATCATCGGCGAGATCAAGCGCTTCTTCCGCGACACCTCCTGGTCCGTGCGCGTACCGCGCAGGCTGCAGGAACTCCGGCTCGACCTGGCCAAGGCGGGCGACGAACTCGCCCAGCGGCTCGACCGGTCACCCACCGTGGGCGAACTCGCCGAGCGCCTCGGCATCACCAACGACGAGGTCGTCGAGGGCATGGCCGCCTCGAACGCCTACACGGCCAGTTCGCTGGACGCCCAGCCCGAGGAGGACGACTCCGAGGGCGCGCTCGCGGACCGCATCGGCTACGAGGACCACGGTCTGGAGGGCATCGAGTACGTGGAGTCCCTCAAGCCCCTGATCGCCGGCCTCCCGCAGCGCGACCGGCAGATCCTGTCGCTGCGCTTCGTCGCCAACATGACCCAGTCCGAGATCGGCGACGAACTCGGCATCTCGCAGATGCACGTGTCGCGGCTGCTGTCACGGACCCTGGTGCGGCTGCGCAGGGGCCTGACGGTCGAGGAGTGA
- a CDS encoding STAS domain-containing protein yields the protein MDRGTVGSAQSGRLLVEVREEGSSAVVTPAGELDHHTAELLREPLDACLEKGYSRLVVDCSRLEFCDSTGLNVLLGARLKAEAAGGGVHLAGMLPVVARVFEITGAEAVFTVHETLDAALAD from the coding sequence ATGGACCGCGGGACGGTCGGCAGCGCACAGTCGGGCCGGCTTCTTGTCGAGGTGCGGGAAGAGGGCTCCAGCGCCGTCGTGACGCCGGCAGGTGAGTTGGATCACCACACGGCCGAATTGTTGCGTGAGCCACTCGACGCCTGTCTGGAAAAGGGATATTCCCGGCTCGTCGTGGATTGTTCACGTTTGGAGTTCTGCGACTCCACCGGGCTCAACGTGCTGCTGGGCGCCCGGCTCAAGGCCGAGGCCGCGGGCGGCGGGGTCCATCTGGCGGGAATGCTGCCGGTGGTGGCGCGGGTCTTCGAGATCACCGGGGCGGAGGCCGTCTTCACCGTTCACGAGACGCTCGATGCGGCGCTGGCCGACTAG
- a CDS encoding ATP-binding protein has protein sequence MSTTRPYSPGDRGPESGDGGASGLSGDGVSVSGPVAPTADGVSVTVSAGDAGVRSVGRSARRLSFEGESGVVPLARDFARQALHAWGWLPAAGADRRAAAEDVLLVVSELVTNACLHAEGPDELRISCDNKVLRVEVSDRGTGQPAPRTPHRAGRPGGHGMFIVQRLCLDWGVVRAPGVAGKTVWAELGAPA, from the coding sequence ATGAGCACCACCCGGCCCTACTCGCCGGGCGACCGCGGCCCCGAGTCGGGCGACGGCGGCGCTTCCGGGCTGTCGGGAGACGGCGTGAGCGTGTCCGGCCCGGTGGCCCCGACCGCCGACGGTGTGTCCGTGACGGTGTCCGCGGGTGACGCGGGCGTCCGGTCCGTCGGCCGGTCGGCCCGCAGGCTGAGCTTCGAGGGCGAGAGCGGCGTCGTGCCGCTCGCCCGCGACTTCGCCCGTCAGGCGCTGCACGCGTGGGGCTGGCTGCCCGCCGCGGGCGCCGACCGGCGGGCAGCCGCCGAGGACGTCCTGCTGGTCGTCTCGGAGCTGGTCACCAACGCCTGTCTGCACGCCGAGGGTCCGGACGAGCTCCGGATCAGCTGCGACAACAAGGTGCTGCGGGTCGAGGTCTCCGACCGGGGCACCGGCCAGCCGGCCCCGCGCACCCCGCACCGCGCCGGACGGCCCGGCGGTCACGGCATGTTCATCGTGCAGCGGCTGTGCCTGGACTGGGGAGTCGTCCGCGCCCCGGGTGTCGCCGGCAAGACCGTATGGGCGGAACTCGGGGCACCCGCCTGA
- a CDS encoding LPXTG cell wall anchor domain-containing protein: MFRQKSVGSEGQAVPNRTYPKRTAAFALAAALAGSAVLMAAPGALAAVVNVDYQCKTPIGDKSAVSPIDIRSVRSGSAYKLTMSWQKGVSSSPVELGKGAMSPSAVIKVGGADSGTVAVSGPANAAAIPANTPIKISDLSGTYTPSKSGKVTFTAGVLTIKALGTTTTCTPTNNPGPSLTLDVTAAVGGSGTGGSGGSGGSGGSGGSGGSGGTGSDSGGQLPQTGPADSATALGTLGGTVLLAGAAGTLWLTRRHQAARR, from the coding sequence ATGTTCCGTCAGAAATCTGTCGGGAGTGAGGGGCAGGCCGTGCCGAACCGGACGTACCCGAAACGAACCGCCGCGTTCGCGCTCGCCGCGGCCCTGGCCGGCTCGGCGGTGCTGATGGCCGCCCCGGGCGCCCTGGCCGCCGTGGTGAACGTCGACTACCAGTGCAAGACGCCGATCGGCGACAAGAGCGCCGTCTCGCCCATCGACATCAGGAGCGTCCGCAGCGGCAGCGCCTACAAGCTCACCATGTCCTGGCAGAAGGGCGTCTCCTCCAGCCCGGTCGAACTGGGCAAGGGCGCGATGAGCCCGAGCGCGGTCATCAAGGTGGGCGGCGCGGACAGCGGCACGGTCGCGGTGAGCGGCCCGGCCAACGCGGCCGCGATCCCGGCGAACACCCCCATCAAGATCAGCGATCTGAGCGGGACGTACACCCCGTCCAAGAGCGGCAAGGTCACCTTCACGGCGGGCGTGCTGACCATCAAGGCACTCGGTACGACGACCACCTGCACGCCCACCAACAACCCGGGTCCCTCGCTGACCCTCGACGTCACGGCCGCGGTCGGCGGCTCCGGGACGGGCGGATCGGGCGGGTCCGGAGGGTCCGGTGGATCGGGCGGGTCCGGAGGGTCGGGCGGGACGGGTTCCGACTCCGGCGGGCAACTCCCGCAGACCGGCCCCGCCGATTCGGCGACGGCCCTCGGCACGCTCGGCGGCACGGTCCTGCTCGCGGGCGCCGCGGGCACGCTGTGGCTGACGCGCAGGCACCAGGCGGCACGCCGCTGA
- a CDS encoding COG1470 family protein, protein MSHARVLCCAVGLLLSLTVPPAVAGEAGWSVVPSAGTGTGRPYVYAEGTPGTVLQDTVSVLNPGARPLTVRLRGADAATTGRGGPTVRTTGGGAGTGAWIAFAEERRGHRAAAGTVSVRVPAHTRADVPFSVSVPPGASPGDRPGAIVASAGGRSSVVRIRLRVGGPALPALTVEHVTFGGGRVSYELVNRGNTVLTPRLAVRADGVLGRVLDRPPRTLPVELPPGRRTTLTEPWPDPPVLDAVDVRLTVTAAGGVRATASTRVRFVPWSAVTGAGCGLAAVAALLVARRRGHRATDDGTCAPARPEARSEAARSEAARTQAARFEAARTEEARTEEARTGAVS, encoded by the coding sequence ATGTCCCACGCCCGTGTTCTGTGCTGTGCCGTCGGCCTGCTGCTGTCGCTGACGGTGCCGCCGGCCGTCGCGGGGGAGGCCGGCTGGTCCGTCGTGCCGTCCGCGGGCACGGGCACCGGGCGGCCGTACGTGTACGCGGAGGGCACACCCGGCACGGTTCTCCAGGACACCGTCTCCGTGCTCAACCCGGGCGCGCGGCCGCTGACGGTCCGGCTGCGCGGCGCGGACGCCGCGACCACCGGGCGCGGCGGTCCCACCGTCCGCACCACCGGCGGGGGAGCCGGCACCGGCGCCTGGATCGCCTTCGCCGAGGAGCGGCGGGGACACCGGGCGGCGGCCGGCACGGTGTCCGTACGGGTGCCGGCGCACACCCGCGCCGACGTGCCGTTCAGCGTGAGCGTTCCACCGGGCGCGTCCCCGGGCGACCGTCCGGGGGCGATCGTCGCGAGCGCCGGGGGCCGCTCCTCGGTGGTGCGGATACGGCTCCGGGTCGGCGGACCGGCACTGCCGGCGCTCACCGTCGAGCACGTCACGTTCGGGGGCGGACGCGTCTCGTACGAGCTGGTCAACCGCGGCAACACCGTGCTCACCCCGAGGCTCGCGGTACGGGCCGACGGGGTCCTCGGCAGGGTTCTCGACCGTCCGCCGCGGACCCTGCCCGTCGAGCTCCCGCCGGGCCGCCGGACGACGCTCACCGAACCGTGGCCCGACCCTCCGGTGCTGGACGCGGTCGACGTCCGGCTCACGGTGACGGCGGCGGGAGGGGTGCGGGCCACCGCCTCGACGCGGGTGAGGTTCGTGCCCTGGAGCGCGGTGACGGGTGCCGGATGCGGCCTCGCGGCGGTGGCCGCGCTGCTCGTCGCACGGCGGCGCGGGCATCGCGCGACGGACGACGGGACGTGCGCGCCGGCGCGTCCGGAAGCGCGTTCCGAGGCGGCGCGTTCCGAGGCGGCGCGTACGCAAGCGGCGCGTTTCGAGGCGGCGCGTACGGAAGAGGCGCGGACGGAAGAGGCGCGGACGGGGGCGGTGTCGTGA
- a CDS encoding oligopeptide:H+ symporter: protein MASSLTKDSVTPGTPGSEKTFFGHPRGLATLFMTEMWERFSYYGMKALLPLYLVAPGGLHMSAATATAIYSVYLSLVYLLALPGGWFADRVLGPRKTVAVAGLIIMLGHLTLALPTSGTFFAGLGLVAVGSGLLKANISTMVGHLYDGPDDARRDGGFTLFYIGINLGAFIAPLVIGTVGENVNWHLGFAIAALGMALGLAQYLLGGRHLSPRSQEVPTPLSAEEKAATLRKSAFWAAVAVVFYAIVGFSGHYTLNWLLVPITVAGLVIPVMVIGRIKRDKSLNRAEQSKMSAYIWFFVAAAVFWMIYDQGGSTMSIFAESSAKNTIFGWDFPVSWYQSVNPVMIMALAPVFAWAWLALNKRGKEPSTATKFASGLILVGASFFLFLAPLTIAEGGHKAAAMWLVAIYFVQTVGELTLSPVGLSVTTKMAPAKYASQMMGVWFLAVTAGDATTGLLSIAEVDLNKTGIVALEATLAVVAGVAVWMYRKRVKELMGDVN from the coding sequence ATGGCGTCCAGCCTGACGAAGGACTCGGTCACTCCGGGCACCCCCGGTTCCGAGAAGACCTTCTTCGGCCACCCCCGCGGACTGGCCACTCTCTTCATGACCGAGATGTGGGAGCGTTTCTCCTACTACGGCATGAAGGCTCTGCTCCCGCTGTACCTGGTGGCACCGGGCGGCCTGCACATGAGCGCGGCCACAGCGACCGCGATCTACTCCGTGTACCTGTCCCTGGTGTACCTGCTCGCCCTGCCGGGCGGCTGGTTCGCCGACCGCGTGCTCGGTCCCCGCAAGACGGTCGCCGTCGCGGGCCTGATCATCATGCTGGGCCACCTCACGCTGGCCCTGCCCACCTCCGGCACCTTCTTCGCGGGCCTCGGCCTGGTGGCCGTGGGATCCGGTCTGCTCAAGGCCAACATCTCCACGATGGTCGGCCACCTCTACGACGGCCCGGACGACGCGCGCCGTGACGGCGGCTTCACGCTCTTCTACATCGGCATCAACCTGGGCGCCTTCATCGCGCCGCTGGTGATCGGCACCGTCGGTGAGAACGTGAACTGGCACCTGGGCTTCGCGATCGCCGCACTCGGCATGGCCCTGGGTCTGGCCCAGTACCTGCTGGGCGGCCGTCACCTGAGCCCGCGCTCACAGGAGGTCCCCACGCCCCTGTCGGCCGAGGAGAAAGCCGCGACGCTGCGCAAGTCGGCGTTCTGGGCGGCCGTCGCCGTCGTCTTCTACGCGATCGTCGGTTTCTCGGGCCACTACACGCTGAACTGGCTGCTGGTCCCGATCACCGTCGCCGGTCTGGTCATCCCGGTCATGGTCATCGGCCGTATCAAGCGGGACAAGTCCCTGAACCGCGCCGAGCAGTCGAAGATGTCCGCGTACATCTGGTTCTTCGTCGCCGCGGCCGTCTTCTGGATGATCTACGACCAGGGCGGCTCGACCATGTCGATCTTCGCCGAATCGTCCGCCAAGAACACCATCTTCGGCTGGGACTTCCCGGTCTCCTGGTACCAGTCGGTCAACCCGGTCATGATCATGGCGCTGGCCCCGGTCTTCGCCTGGGCCTGGCTGGCGCTGAACAAGCGCGGCAAGGAGCCGAGCACCGCCACGAAGTTCGCCTCCGGCCTGATCCTGGTCGGCGCGTCGTTCTTCCTCTTCCTGGCCCCGCTGACGATCGCCGAGGGCGGTCACAAGGCGGCCGCGATGTGGCTGGTGGCGATCTACTTCGTGCAGACCGTCGGTGAGCTGACGCTCTCCCCGGTGGGTCTGTCGGTCACCACGAAGATGGCGCCCGCGAAGTACGCCTCCCAGATGATGGGTGTCTGGTTCCTGGCGGTCACCGCCGGTGACGCCACGACCGGTCTGCTGTCCATCGCCGAGGTCGACCTCAACAAGACGGGCATCGTCGCCCTGGAGGCCACGCTCGCCGTGGTCGCCGGTGTCGCGGTCTGGATGTACCGCAAGCGGGTCAAGGAACTGATGGGCGACGTCAACTGA